The Bacteroidia bacterium genome segment TTTTTGCGAAAAAGCATACCTAAAGGTGGAAGGATTGTGGGTATTTGTCAAAGGCTAAGGTGGAAGAGATGTGGGAGCGTAGCTTGAAATACGTGGAAGCTTTGTGGGTAAATTCGCCTGAAAGGTGGAAGGAATGTGGGGTTTGGTGGAAAACTATTTCTGGAATCTTTCCACCTTATCTGTACCTTGCAGATTAATCGCAGTTTATGTTCCTAAAATCCGGCTCATGTTTCATGATCTGAGAGATTTTTATTGAAGCTTAACTTATACAAATGGCAGTAGGACAGGAACTCATGACAGCCCCCAATCCCGTAGCAAGAATTGCAAATAGTTTCTTGTTGCATGCACGCTATGATTTTACCGCAAATCAACAGCTAATTCTCTCTTATTTGGTTACGGGTGTTAATCCTTTTTCGGAAAAACTTTACCAGGTTGATGTTCCGATCAAGAACTTCAAGAAATTGTTGAAAACGGATGAAAGCAAGAAATGGGGAAGTTTTGGGGAAAGGCTGGATTCCATTTTGAGTGATGTTGTGGGAAAGAAAGTTCGTTTTCCATCGGGAGTTACTTACGACGGTTTCGAATTGCCCAATGAAGTGGTCTGGATACAATCTCGGAAAGTCTTTATCGACGATGAGACACGTGAACCTGTGATCCGCTTCAAATTTGGGGAGGACATGGTGCCTTTTCTGATTGGCCTGAAAAAGTACGCGCAAATCCATGTGGTCGAAGTTCGGCCTTTAAGTTCCCGCTTTGCTGTGCGCCTATTCTTTGCCTTGAAAGCCAAAAGAGAAGAAGAGCGAAAATACCGGAACGTTACCCGCGTATCCTATGAACTGGAAGATTTGAAAGATCTCTTGGGGATCCAGGATAAATATAAAGGTCAATTCAAGGACTTCAACCGCTATGTAGTTCAGAAGTGTGTGAATCAGATCAATGAATACACCTCCATAAAAATCATTGAAGTAGAGCGTCAGAAAAAAGGTCGTGCAGTATCAGGTTTGACCTTTGTGGTGATCGATCAGAAGCCCAAGCATAATCCGGACATGAGCCTGCCTGAAGCTCCGGAAAGTCAACTCTCCTTATTTGACATGGTGCCGGAAGATCGGGACCTCAATGTACTCACCTATGCCCAGTGCAAAGCCTACAATTTATTGGTTGAAGCAGGTCTGTATGAAGGCATCGCCTTTCGCAGAATCATTCCCCGAATCAAAGGAGAAGCCCTGGATGGTTATGAAGACCTTTTCGTAAAATTGGCCCTGGATCATATTCGAGATAAAGCCTTCGAGTATACACCTGCAGTTATTGCCAATTGGTGGATCAACAAAGAGAGCTTCGATCCAGGTGGCGATTTTTCTCATGTCTGGGCTAGCATAGTCGAAAGAGTAATCGAATTCCGAAAGCATCAGCAGAAAAAAGAACCTGAGGCTTATCGCAACAGGCAACTAGCCAAAGGCATGAGTTGGGTCGAGTTTTGTGAACGGACGGGGATAGAGGATCCCGGAGATTTGATGAGAGAATAATGTACCTTAGGTAAGTAGGCTCTAATTTTTTACGTTATGAATGGCATTAACAGGGGAGCAATCACCATTGTACCCAAAGATCCATTTTATGATTGGGTGGATAGCACTGATCCTCAGCATCCCTTTCCTCGAGAGATGAAATCCTTTAATACCTACCTCATTGAAGATGATTTTGTAGAGGAGGAAAAAATGATAAAAAAGTATTTCAAGCAAATTTTTGAAAATGAACTCCTTGGGATGTGGACCGATCCGAATGATTGGCCCAAAGTTCGGAGCTTTAAGGTATTTAAGGAGTGGTTTGATTACTATGTTTCGGCTTTGGTGATGGATTTGAGAAGAAGGGGGATCACCTATGATGATTATGGGTGAAAATTTAACCTGTATTTCGTGTTTTTCCTTTATGTTCATGAGGAGGTTCACCTACCCCATATCTGATTGAATCAGTTGATTTTATTAAGCTGGAAAGGCTAGAATTATATTCCAATAGGATCCAAATCCCCATAAATGACCTTCCTTCCTCCTTGGTTCAGCCAAAGCTTCCCTTTAATGGAAGTACAGTACACGATTCCGCTGGGCACAGAAAGCGGGTATTTGCTCCATCCTTGAAGGGAAAGGACCGGAAAATCCACATCTTCTCTGGAAATAATCCGCATTCTTTCGGCGGGAGGCACTTTCATCCGGGAGAGTTTTTCCAAGTCCTGTTTGCTGAGGGAGTAATTTAAGATTGGCCCATGGGCATTTAGGGAATAGCAATGATCGTATAGCCAAAAATAGGGTGTTTTGCCCGGGGATTTGTTCACGATTTGCTGGGCAATTGCATAGATTTTCTGGGGGTGTTTGAGGGCAATTTTGGCAAAAAGCTGGGCTGTCTTGGGTCCGGGGCGATTATGGGTGTTTGTTTGAGCTAAGGAAGCGCAGAATTTTTCCCATGCCTTCCTGGCAATGGGGAGGATCTGAGGCGGCAAATGGGTTTTCCCTCCCCTTGACCCCTCCCTTTCCCGATCTGGAGCCTGTTTTTGAGCGGGAATTTCTCTTTTTTTATTTTTTGAGGAAGAAGAAGAGGGACTCGTAGAGGCTTCCAAAGGAATATTTATATATAGGGGCTTAAAATTAGAAGATGGGCCAGATTGCGCTAAATGAGTGTTTTTAGCTTTTGTAGCTATTGCCAGCTCTTTTGCTGGAGGGTTCTTGGCACGGCAAAGCAGATCGAGCGCTTTTTCAGAAAGTTGGAGCTTATGAGCTCTATTAAGCGAGTGCTTTTCTTGTAAAGTAATGGTAATGAGCCCTGCTTCTTTTAAGGCCTTTAGGTCTGAAGATATCTGTGAAGGGCTTACTTTGAATCTGTGGGATAGATATTTAAGGGTAGATAAATGGGGCGCTAAAGCTTCTAGGCCTGCGTAGCGATGCATGAAACGAAGGAGCTTTGCCCTTCTTAGTTTAAGCTTTATGGCAGTTCCTGGCATAAAAGCGAATAGCTCCTTTTGAGCTTGTACGTACAATCTTTTACGATAAAACTGCCAAAGCTTTAAGCTGCTGCCTTGTATGGCTTTTTTGAGCAGATAGATAAGGCTCCCAAAGCCTAAGCGCAGGCGCGAGGAATGGATATTTCGCTTGATGCTCTCAATTACTTTTGAAAGCTTCTCTTCGGCCTGAAAGAATTTATAGCCAGGCGATAAAGATGCAAGTAGATGGAAAAGCTCTTTGGCAAGGGTCAGGTGGAAAGTATTTATAAGGGCATAGGCTCCTTGTAACCAGGAGGTATAAGAAGAAAAGAGAGCAAGGCCCTGATCGCGTAGCTTTTGGTAAATGGAGCGAAGCAAATGATATTCCCTGCTTTCTTTTCCTAACATTCCATATGTGTAATTCTTGGGAGGAACGTTCTTGAGGCTATTAGCAGCAGTAGGCTTGACAGGGCAGGGGAGGGGAGAGGGATTGAAATAAACTTCTGGATCATAAGAAAAAAATCGGAGGCGATTGAGATTGGCCCCGGAGGGATCATGGCAAAGATCGAGGTAATTATCGAGGTAGCTAGCTACTGCTTCATAATAGATGCTATGATTTTTTAGACTTAAGTGGGGGAGATACACAAAGGCGCAAAGCCCTTTTCCTGAAATTGAGGTATAGATGAGAGATATCCAGGGCAGGCTAGAGAGTAGGGCTTTGGCCTTTAGAAGCTCTGAGCTAAGGAGCTTATCATACTCAATGGCTAGAAGCCCAGAGTGAGTAGAGCAATTTGCCAGATTCTTGTTCTTTTCCGGATCAATTCGAGCATGCGGCAAAAAAGCAGGAAAATGAGCCGCCTTAAAATCCTGATAGTCTGAAAGAGAAAGTTTGCGCTTTTTCTGGGCAAGAATGGTCTTTTGCTTAAAGAAGGGTCCTTTTATCATCTGATAAATTGTCCCTATACTTAAGCAATTAGCGATAGGAGCCTTCAGGGAAGGCGCAACAGATAGGGATGTAGCTATCCCAGGGGAAGAATTCCCAAACATGATGGTTTTGTCAAATGAGTTTCAGGGCTTAGAGCATCCTTATGCAGGAGGCTTAAAGCCTAGGTGATCAACTACCTAAATACCTGGGTAGTTCGAAAAACCGAATGAACAATTATGACAAAAATGTATGACAAATACAAAATATAAAAACCAAATCTTAAAACTCAGGCAAAAAAAATCCGGGGCAAAAGCTCCGGATTCAATGCTCTTTAGTAGCTATATGCTAAAGATCTAGGCGATCGTTTAGTGATATAGCATGAATTTCCAAACCTAAGATGGCAGGAATGATTTAGAATAAAAAATAGAAGGCTAAAAAATAGCAGAGGCCCATTGAGGAGGATATATGAACCTAAAGCAGTCAAAAAATAACTGCTGTTACAGAAGACTATTTATTGCTTAAGGAATTAGGGTAGTATGGGATATTGATTCCATTTTTTTTCTATTGCCAAGGGAATATATCAACATGAGTTTATGTACTGATGAAGTAATCCATTCGACTTTGTATACGTTCATTTATTCCCAGGAGCCCTCTTATAAGAGGGCTTTTTGCTGAACGGAATACTGGGGGCTTACTCTAGGTAGAGATATAGTTTATTTGCCAAGCAGCTTATTTGTAAATAGTTCCAAACAATCAAAAAATTTGACCATTTGAACAAATTTTGGCTGCCATAAAGATTTTAGCAATAATTTTACTTCAGAAGGAAATCAATACGTATCAGGGTAAATAGAAGGCCCGATACTGATGCGGATCTTTGTAGATACATTCGATTAGTCAAACCAGTTATTTATAGTCCAATTGAAAGCCCTTTTCCTAAGGGCTTTTTTTTACGGTATAGCTGAGTTGATTGGGGCCTAGGGAGATATTTGGGTATTCTTTACATGCTGCATTGTCTATTTAGTCCGAAGAAAAACTCTCAGCTGCTTTCGATTGCTTCAGCTCCAGCGCTCCCAAATTGTTAGGGGGAATTAGTAAAGAGAGTTTCAGCTTAGGCTTGAAATTTGACTATTCGCGTAGAGGATCAAAAAACTAAAGCGAGGGGTCTCTATTTTTACGCTCTTACAAATAATTACTATCGTATCAAGGAAGTTTAGTAAAGTCTGGACAAATGGTTCAGACTTTTCTTTGATGAGAAGATTAGATGTTAATGTAATATGTTAGCTATAATCCCATGTAGCAAGGCCCTCTTTTAGGAGGGCTTTTTTATACATAGCAAGAGAATTAGCAATAAAAAGCTCCCTTATGGGTAGGGAGCTTAGGTAGATAGAATTAGCCTGCGAAAAACAAGGCTAATAGCTGCTAATTTAGCATAAAGTATTTAGTAGTGGGCCAAATTACTGAAACTCAATCGAAAACCCCTTATCATATCCCTGGTCCTCAAAAAAGGGCCTAAGCTCAATAAATTCTTTTAGGGATCTATATTCCTTTAGTCCTTCTGAAGTTTTTACCTGTAAAGGGCCAAAGCCGTCCATCTGCTCATAGAGCTGAACGAGGTAAGAGATCGCATCCACGCGGTTATTAAAGCCTTCCTTTTGCTGAACGATTTTATCAAAGACATGCCAGACCTCATGCGAAAGTCTGAGGGTATTGGGCTTTTTCATGTAACTCTCCTCGATGGCGATGTCTCCTTCGGCCGGTAAAGGGTAGCCGTGAATGACTTCGGTTTTTCCTTTGTATCCGCTACGTTCTACGAACTCATAGATCTCTTTGAGGCTGCCGTAGAAGTTTAGCTCGGGATGTGTTTTGGAGGAGAGCTGGTAGTATTTCATAGGTTTTGTAATAGATATTCAATAAGAAAAAAAGGGGAGAGAAATACAAAATAATGTGGGGAGATTTGGAATTAATAAAATATAATTACAATATTGTCATATAATATCTATGAGAACAGAGACTTAGGTATTAATAGTAAGACAATGAACAAAGACAGCTCATCTCTAAAAAGGGAGATAAACAAAAGGATTCGAAGAACTCTGTTCTCAAAAAAAAGCGCCTCAGTAATTGCTTTCTCCCTTATGCTTCCCTCGCTGAGCCTGGCTCAGGCGACGGGAGCGGGAGTTTCTGCTGCCTTGACGGGGGTAAAAGACTGGATCGTGGCTATTGCCAATGTACTATTTGTGATTGTGATCGTTATTGGGATCATAAAAACGGTAGCTGCCTTTGTGCAAGGCTCCCCCAATGCGACCCGGAACCTGGTGCTGCTTATTGTAGCAGCGCTTGTTTGGTTTGGCTTTAGCTTGCTGGTGGCTGACTTCTCTTCTTTAGGAGCTATAGAGAATATCTAGGACTTAGTTATTAAAAATTAGGGAGTAAGGCCTTTGGATTCTTTGCTCCCCTTCCCTTAGCGATATGAAAATTTATAAATCCCTCGAACGGAGGTCCTATGTGCTGGGCCTGCCCTTGCAAGAGCTGGGCATGCTGATCTGCTTATTTATGCTAAGTGTCTTGGGAGGCTCTTTGGCAGGAGTAGTTATTAAGGTTCCTTTGAGCTTTTACCTGCTCTCTGTTTTGCTCATTATGGGGCTATACCTTTTACTTAGAAGAGCTGCCAGGCAAAAGCATCCCAGCTTTTTGCTTAGCTACATTTCCTACCACTTTTTCCAGGCAAAAGATATAGGGTCATGAGAAGAAAACAAAGGAGTTTGGAGCGGCTTATCCCAGTTCAGGAAATCTCGGATGAGAAGCTGCTCTTAAAAGACGGAAGAGTTGCGATAGGCTTTCGGCTGGATTTGGCAGAAAAAGAGCAAAAGACAGGGGCAGAGATTCGGGCAGAAAAGCTAGCGCTCATGGCAGGGCTTAAAAATTTACCGCCAGGCTCCACTTTACAAAAGCTGGATATCTATTATCACCAGGCTTTTGAAGACAAGGGCAGGGGGCAGGGCTATTTTGAAAGGAAGGCCCATCAGCACTTTTACCACAGACTTATCCTGAGTCATGAAAGCTATCTGTTTTTTTCCCTGGGCAAAGAAGATCAGCCCGCTGCCAATCCTGTCAATAGTTTTTTCTCTTTTGGACGGGCACTTGGCAAAGATCCTTTTTCGGGCCTGAAGGAAAGGGCTCAAAAAGTAGAAAAAACAGGAGCTGAGTTGGAAGGATTGTTTAGTAGGCAGGGCCTGGAAATAAAGCGGCTGGGGGATCAAGAACTGGATCAGCTGTATAAAGCCTTTTTCAACCTGGATTTTATCCATCAGCCCCAAGGCTATGAAAGAAGT includes the following:
- a CDS encoding BT4734/BF3469 family protein, which translates into the protein MIKGPFFKQKTILAQKKRKLSLSDYQDFKAAHFPAFLPHARIDPEKNKNLANCSTHSGLLAIEYDKLLSSELLKAKALLSSLPWISLIYTSISGKGLCAFVYLPHLSLKNHSIYYEAVASYLDNYLDLCHDPSGANLNRLRFFSYDPEVYFNPSPLPCPVKPTAANSLKNVPPKNYTYGMLGKESREYHLLRSIYQKLRDQGLALFSSYTSWLQGAYALINTFHLTLAKELFHLLASLSPGYKFFQAEEKLSKVIESIKRNIHSSRLRLGFGSLIYLLKKAIQGSSLKLWQFYRKRLYVQAQKELFAFMPGTAIKLKLRRAKLLRFMHRYAGLEALAPHLSTLKYLSHRFKVSPSQISSDLKALKEAGLITITLQEKHSLNRAHKLQLSEKALDLLCRAKNPPAKELAIATKAKNTHLAQSGPSSNFKPLYINIPLEASTSPSSSSSKNKKREIPAQKQAPDREREGSRGGKTHLPPQILPIARKAWEKFCASLAQTNTHNRPGPKTAQLFAKIALKHPQKIYAIAQQIVNKSPGKTPYFWLYDHCYSLNAHGPILNYSLSKQDLEKLSRMKVPPAERMRIISREDVDFPVLSLQGWSKYPLSVPSGIVYCTSIKGKLWLNQGGRKVIYGDLDPIGI
- a CDS encoding replication initiation protein encodes the protein MAVGQELMTAPNPVARIANSFLLHARYDFTANQQLILSYLVTGVNPFSEKLYQVDVPIKNFKKLLKTDESKKWGSFGERLDSILSDVVGKKVRFPSGVTYDGFELPNEVVWIQSRKVFIDDETREPVIRFKFGEDMVPFLIGLKKYAQIHVVEVRPLSSRFAVRLFFALKAKREEERKYRNVTRVSYELEDLKDLLGIQDKYKGQFKDFNRYVVQKCVNQINEYTSIKIIEVERQKKGRAVSGLTFVVIDQKPKHNPDMSLPEAPESQLSLFDMVPEDRDLNVLTYAQCKAYNLLVEAGLYEGIAFRRIIPRIKGEALDGYEDLFVKLALDHIRDKAFEYTPAVIANWWINKESFDPGGDFSHVWASIVERVIEFRKHQQKKEPEAYRNRQLAKGMSWVEFCERTGIEDPGDLMRE